From the candidate division WOR-3 bacterium genome, one window contains:
- a CDS encoding division/cell wall cluster transcriptional repressor MraZ, producing MGISGEKWGILLKRGEVMYFIGNEIYSIDHKGRVFVPVKFRVALKKEDKNSFYIVKGFETSLLLFPLSKWNEFIESLSEKKYSQKSIREAIRAFSYGAEQLSMDSQGRVVLPKELREYAKIEEEVFFLGAIDKIELWSPIVFKEHSSKEFKDINDLYSKLGI from the coding sequence GTGGGGATAAGTGGGGAAAAGTGGGGAATTTTATTAAAGAGAGGAGAGGTTATGTATTTTATCGGTAACGAAATATATTCAATAGACCACAAGGGAAGGGTTTTTGTTCCCGTTAAATTCAGGGTGGCTTTAAAAAAAGAAGACAAAAATAGTTTTTATATAGTAAAAGGTTTTGAGACTTCTCTTCTACTTTTTCCTCTTTCAAAATGGAATGAATTTATAGAAAGTCTTTCTGAAAAAAAATATTCCCAAAAAAGCATTAGAGAAGCAATAAGAGCCTTCTCTTATGGTGCAGAACAGCTATCTATGGATTCTCAGGGAAGAGTAGTTCTCCCAAAAGAATTACGAGAATACGCCAAAATAGAAGAGGAAGTTTTCTTTTTAGGAGCGATTGACAAAATCGAATTATGGTCTCCAATTGTTTTTAAAGAACATTCCTCAAAAGAATTTAAGGATATAAATGATTTGTATTCAAAGCTTGGAATATAA
- a CDS encoding penicillin-binding protein 2, with amino-acid sequence MKIFKKTMQIEKSKLKAKIIITLFCLLWFLILGRLFYLQLIKSKEISKYTKEKQLRLLSLEARRGDILDRNGRILATDLKMFTLYAKKGSIKNLEETATKLSYHNLGKKEELLSLLKSNSEFIKIARGIPDSTIEKINIPGIYAVKEWFRFYPSKSLGRSFLGALNWERKGIAGVESEYNEFLKGKDGWAYFLEVPRSSGISLLKRYEFGHKEPVKGYDIYLTIDLPIQYIINEELEKLKERTNAAQVMGICVSVKTGEIFGMVNIPEFNPENGWKLNSCISWEFEPGSIFKLIPALAYIKEGLPIKDTIVDTSIIKFAGKTFKDVHPHSAYTFRESIIYSSNVGFITIGEKIGKKAFYNTARLMGIGCKTGVDLPAEYPGRLPNLPKEKNIQLATMSFGQGVSATPLQMVMIYQAIGNNGILLKPRIMKAIGKEGKIIKRSKKEEIRKIAYPEECKILLDILHEVTIEGTGSTAYLSLLPIAGKTGTAWKVKDGNYVKGRYVSSFIGLFPYPDPEFVLGIFIDDIGTPYYASETACPAFKEIVKRIILYKGYRENLL; translated from the coding sequence TTGAAGATTTTTAAAAAAACTATGCAAATAGAAAAATCAAAATTAAAAGCAAAAATCATAATTACTTTATTTTGCCTTTTATGGTTTCTTATTTTGGGAAGGCTATTTTACCTTCAACTAATAAAATCTAAAGAAATAAGCAAATATACAAAGGAAAAACAGCTGAGATTACTTTCGTTAGAAGCTCGTAGAGGCGACATATTAGATAGAAATGGAAGAATTCTCGCCACAGATTTAAAAATGTTTACTCTTTACGCAAAAAAAGGCTCAATTAAAAATCTAGAAGAAACTGCAACAAAACTCTCTTATCATAATTTAGGGAAAAAAGAAGAACTCCTCTCCCTTCTTAAAAGCAATTCTGAATTTATAAAAATAGCCCGGGGAATTCCAGACTCAACTATAGAAAAAATAAATATTCCCGGAATATACGCTGTTAAAGAATGGTTCAGATTCTATCCCTCAAAATCTTTAGGGAGAAGCTTTCTGGGAGCTCTTAATTGGGAAAGAAAAGGTATAGCAGGCGTTGAGTCTGAATATAATGAGTTTCTAAAAGGGAAGGATGGATGGGCTTACTTTTTAGAGGTTCCAAGGAGTTCAGGGATAAGTCTTCTAAAAAGATATGAATTTGGACATAAAGAGCCTGTAAAGGGTTACGACATTTATCTTACAATAGACCTTCCAATCCAATATATCATAAATGAAGAATTAGAAAAACTTAAAGAAAGAACTAATGCGGCTCAAGTAATGGGGATTTGTGTTTCCGTAAAAACAGGAGAAATTTTCGGAATGGTAAACATCCCCGAATTTAATCCAGAAAATGGATGGAAACTTAATTCCTGTATTTCTTGGGAATTTGAACCAGGTTCCATTTTCAAGTTAATCCCTGCTCTTGCTTATATAAAAGAAGGGCTTCCAATAAAGGACACCATTGTAGATACCTCTATTATAAAATTTGCAGGAAAAACATTCAAAGATGTCCATCCTCATTCTGCTTATACTTTTAGAGAATCCATAATTTATTCATCCAACGTTGGTTTTATAACAATCGGAGAAAAAATTGGGAAAAAAGCGTTTTACAATACAGCAAGACTTATGGGAATAGGTTGTAAAACAGGAGTGGATCTACCCGCAGAATATCCAGGAAGACTCCCAAATCTCCCAAAAGAGAAAAACATCCAACTTGCCACAATGTCTTTTGGCCAAGGAGTATCAGCAACTCCACTCCAAATGGTAATGATTTACCAAGCTATAGGAAATAATGGTATTCTTCTTAAACCAAGAATTATGAAAGCCATTGGAAAAGAAGGTAAAATCATAAAGAGAAGTAAAAAAGAGGAAATTCGGAAAATTGCATATCCCGAAGAATGCAAAATTCTTCTTGATATCTTACATGAGGTGACAATAGAGGGAACGGGAAGCACTGCTTATCTTTCTCTTCTTCCCATTGCGGGAAAAACTGGGACTGCCTGGAAAGTAAAAGATGGGAATTATGTAAAAGGGAGATATGTTTCTTCTTTCATTGGACTCTTTCCTTACCCAGATCCAGAATTTGTGTTAGGAATATTTATAGATGATATTGGAACTCCTTATTATGCTTCTGAAACCGCCTGTCCCGCTTTCAAAGAAATTGTAAAAAGAATCATTTTATATAAAGGATATAGAGAAAATTTATTATGA
- the mraY gene encoding phospho-N-acetylmuramoyl-pentapeptide-transferase, with translation MFYLLSPLRENHIIFNLLRYITFRAAYAAITSLLFSLIFGRKFIAFLKRKNLKESISKWIKATHKEKEGTPTMGGILIITSLLISVLLWADIRNPFILYLIGITIWMGGAGIFDDYIKVKRGEGFNVLTKIVIQSIPIIFLGFLLILFPSKIGYETLTTIPFFKNVFINLGFFYIPFIILVILGTTNAVNLTDGMDGLAIGLSGIIASAFAIIAYVTGNAKFAKYLNILYIPGSGEITVFCAGFVGAAIGFLWFNSHPAEIFMGDTGSLSIGGILGLTAVLLKHEILLFIIGGMFVIETISVILQVCSFKLRKKRIFKMAPIHHHFHLLGWAESKIVIRFWIFGIMFALLGLSTLKIR, from the coding sequence TTGTTCTACTTACTCTCCCCTTTAAGGGAAAATCACATAATCTTCAACCTCTTGCGCTATATCACATTTAGAGCCGCCTATGCCGCAATAACTTCTTTGCTATTTTCTTTAATTTTTGGAAGAAAATTTATCGCCTTTTTAAAAAGAAAAAACCTAAAAGAATCGATCTCAAAATGGATAAAAGCTACTCATAAAGAAAAAGAAGGAACTCCAACAATGGGGGGTATCTTAATAATAACTTCCCTCCTTATTTCTGTCCTCTTATGGGCAGATATAAGAAATCCTTTCATCTTATATCTTATTGGGATTACTATCTGGATGGGCGGAGCCGGAATTTTTGACGATTACATAAAAGTCAAAAGAGGTGAAGGTTTTAATGTGCTTACCAAAATAGTTATCCAGAGTATTCCTATCATCTTTTTAGGGTTCCTTCTTATTTTGTTCCCATCAAAAATTGGCTACGAAACTTTAACAACCATACCCTTTTTTAAAAATGTATTTATTAATCTTGGTTTCTTCTATATACCTTTTATCATTCTTGTTATATTAGGAACAACAAATGCAGTGAATTTAACAGATGGAATGGACGGGCTTGCAATCGGTCTTTCTGGAATTATAGCATCTGCTTTTGCAATAATTGCTTATGTCACTGGAAATGCAAAATTCGCAAAATATCTTAACATTCTTTATATACCAGGAAGCGGAGAAATAACTGTATTCTGTGCCGGATTTGTAGGAGCCGCTATTGGATTTTTGTGGTTCAATTCTCATCCGGCAGAAATTTTTATGGGTGACACAGGTTCTCTTAGTATTGGAGGAATCTTAGGGCTTACTGCCGTTCTTCTAAAACACGAAATTCTTCTATTTATAATTGGAGGAATGTTTGTAATAGAAACAATATCTGTAATTCTTCAAGTGTGCTCTTTCAAATTGAGAAAAAAAAGAATTTTCAAAATGGCACCCATTCATCATCATTTTCACCTATTAGGGTGGGCTGAATCAAAAATAGTAATAAGATTCTGGATTTTTGGAATTATGTTTGCCTTACTTGGACTAAGCACCTTAAAAATAAGATAA
- the murD gene encoding UDP-N-acetylmuramoyl-L-alanine--D-glutamate ligase: MIGVIGFGRSGKAVAKLIEKLGETPFVSDLTHKPSEIPYPNETGKHTDKLLQMDLLVVSPGVSPNIPILLKAKEKKIPIIGEIEFASRYIKGKIIAITGTNGKTTTAALTHHILKGPLKERVLLGGNIYPGKPLSSLVEKTKEDSITVIEVSSYQLERIEKFHPWIATITNISPDHLDRHSSLEEYLKAKLNIFKNQRKEDYSILNKDDKILSSLKLSSKTLYFSLKGNADIYLNGSSIKDREGGEIFKEEDLFIKGEAFIEDGMIASLIASIIGVNKKEIRKRIKTFKGVPHRMETVVKRKDLWIINNSMCTNPIAFVKSLQSFPASCVIVGGRMKVKDINPIIFAIKNLAKFVVLIGESTPEMEKALKRAKFNNFSSASSMKEAIEKALNSNCEKIILSPGASSFDWFKDFAERGNIFKKEVKRLLCIK; the protein is encoded by the coding sequence ATGATTGGTGTTATAGGTTTTGGAAGAAGCGGAAAAGCGGTTGCAAAACTAATAGAAAAATTAGGAGAAACTCCTTTTGTGAGTGATTTAACTCATAAGCCTTCCGAGATCCCATATCCTAACGAAACAGGGAAACACACAGATAAATTACTCCAAATGGATTTATTGGTTGTTTCTCCTGGAGTCTCTCCTAATATCCCAATTCTTCTAAAAGCGAAAGAGAAAAAAATCCCTATTATTGGAGAAATAGAATTTGCCTCAAGATACATAAAAGGAAAGATTATAGCAATAACAGGAACAAATGGGAAAACAACGACAGCAGCTTTAACTCACCACATTCTAAAAGGACCCCTCAAAGAAAGAGTTCTTTTAGGAGGAAACATCTATCCAGGAAAACCCTTAAGTAGCCTTGTAGAAAAAACAAAAGAAGATTCTATAACCGTGATAGAAGTTTCCTCGTATCAACTTGAAAGAATAGAAAAATTTCACCCATGGATAGCCACAATTACTAACATCTCCCCAGACCATTTAGATAGACATTCAAGCTTAGAAGAGTATCTAAAAGCAAAATTAAACATTTTTAAAAATCAAAGAAAAGAAGATTATTCCATTCTCAATAAAGACGATAAAATTTTATCTTCTTTAAAGTTATCTTCAAAAACTCTATATTTCTCCCTTAAGGGAAACGCAGACATATATCTTAATGGTTCATCTATAAAAGATAGAGAAGGGGGAGAAATCTTTAAGGAAGAAGATTTATTCATCAAGGGAGAAGCATTTATTGAAGATGGAATGATTGCGTCTCTAATCGCAAGTATTATAGGAGTAAATAAAAAAGAAATAAGAAAAAGAATTAAAACATTTAAAGGAGTCCCTCATAGAATGGAAACGGTGGTTAAGAGAAAAGATTTATGGATAATAAATAACTCTATGTGCACAAATCCAATCGCTTTTGTAAAATCTCTCCAGAGTTTTCCCGCTTCTTGCGTTATAGTTGGAGGAAGAATGAAAGTAAAAGATATTAACCCAATTATCTTCGCAATAAAAAATTTGGCTAAGTTTGTTGTGTTAATTGGAGAGTCAACTCCAGAAATGGAAAAAGCTCTAAAAAGGGCAAAATTTAATAATTTTTCCTCCGCTTCCTCAATGAAAGAAGCTATAGAAAAGGCTTTAAATTCAAATTGCGAAAAAATTATTCTCTCTCCAGGAGCTTCAAGCTTTGATTGGTTCAAAGATTTTGCAGAAAGAGGTAATATCTTTAAAAAAGAGGTAAAGAGATTATTATGTATAAAATAA
- the rsmH gene encoding 16S rRNA (cytosine(1402)-N(4))-methyltransferase RsmH produces the protein MKRGENLIHLPIMVDEVLKNLLWNKKGVYIDATVGLGGHTLAILKNSESNVIGIDLDKKQIKLASERLRAFGKRVLLVIGNYGYMDRFLNIKVDGILFDFGISSYQLDDPERGFSYRKEGPLDMRYGKGGTTAKDIIENWSEKKIAEILYLYGEEKFSKVIAQKIKKEIPQSTSELALIVRKSVPRERAHKHLSKVFQALRIAVNEEFLNIEKGINSAANLLKEKGKLVVITYHSKEEKLVCSKTRENNLKFITKKPILPSKAEFLKNPRCRSAHLRVFEK, from the coding sequence ATGAAAAGAGGAGAAAATCTCATCCATTTACCTATAATGGTGGATGAAGTTCTTAAAAATCTCTTATGGAATAAAAAAGGAGTTTATATTGATGCAACAGTTGGCTTGGGAGGTCATACTCTTGCAATATTAAAAAATTCTGAATCTAATGTAATTGGGATTGACCTTGACAAAAAACAAATTAAACTTGCTTCTGAAAGATTAAGAGCCTTTGGTAAAAGAGTTTTATTAGTTATAGGGAATTACGGATATATGGATCGATTTCTAAATATTAAAGTTGATGGTATCCTCTTTGATTTCGGTATTTCTTCTTACCAATTGGACGATCCTGAAAGAGGCTTTTCTTACAGAAAAGAAGGACCTCTTGACATGAGATACGGAAAAGGAGGAACAACCGCAAAAGATATAATTGAAAACTGGAGTGAGAAAAAAATAGCAGAAATACTCTATCTATATGGAGAAGAGAAATTTTCCAAAGTAATAGCTCAAAAAATAAAAAAAGAGATCCCCCAAAGCACCTCTGAACTTGCTCTTATTGTAAGAAAAAGTGTGCCGAGAGAAAGAGCCCACAAACATCTTTCTAAGGTTTTCCAAGCCTTAAGAATCGCAGTGAATGAGGAGTTTTTAAATATCGAAAAAGGGATTAACTCTGCAGCAAATCTCTTAAAAGAAAAAGGAAAACTCGTTGTAATAACTTATCATAGTAAAGAAGAAAAATTAGTGTGTAGTAAAACAAGAGAAAACAATTTGAAATTTATCACAAAGAAACCCATCTTACCCTCAAAAGCTGAATTTTTAAAAAATCCAAGATGTAGAAGTGCTCATCTTAGGGTGTTTGAAAAATGA
- the murF gene encoding UDP-N-acetylmuramoyl-tripeptide--D-alanyl-D-alanine ligase, whose translation MKEITLEKVIKVLKGKYIGNKSLKNRVVSGVSVDSRKIKEKEIFFALKGKNFDGHDFIKEATKKSKLPAVSEKEIKGSEIILVKDSLKSLGDLASYYKKERNVFTIAVTGSIGKTTTKDFIGAVFSTSYPTLISFKNYNNLIGVPLNLFRLEDEKIAVLELGTNKFGEIKRLSEIVEPDLGVITGIGSTHLEAFKNKEGVLREKLDIISGLKGPLFINGDDPLLRKIKMDKLIKVGFSEGNDFVFKIIEESINGTIFSTKDKQFLIKLPSRGLLRCAMFAVSIGLYYGLEKRKIQKGLLKIKNSPHRMEIKITGDYNIIDDTYNSNPDSLLNAIAFLPLMPGRKVVVLGPMLELGEASFSLHKRMGERLKLLINELIVIGEEAKGFLEGFSGGHFAKDKEEALQILKEILRCGDTILFKSSRALKLETLVDKLIKEEKNCSTYSPL comes from the coding sequence ATGAAAGAAATAACTCTTGAAAAAGTGATAAAAGTCTTAAAGGGAAAGTATATAGGAAATAAAAGTTTAAAAAATAGAGTTGTTTCTGGAGTTTCTGTAGATTCAAGAAAAATAAAAGAGAAAGAAATATTTTTTGCTTTAAAAGGTAAAAACTTCGATGGGCATGATTTTATTAAAGAAGCGACAAAAAAATCAAAACTCCCCGCCGTGTCTGAAAAAGAAATAAAAGGAAGTGAAATAATACTTGTTAAAGACTCTTTAAAAAGTTTAGGAGATTTGGCTTCTTATTATAAAAAAGAAAGGAACGTCTTCACAATCGCAGTGACAGGTTCAATAGGTAAAACAACCACAAAAGACTTTATTGGCGCAGTTTTCAGCACTTCTTATCCAACCCTTATAAGTTTTAAAAATTACAATAATCTTATCGGGGTTCCCTTAAATCTTTTTAGATTAGAAGATGAGAAAATAGCAGTTTTAGAATTAGGAACAAACAAATTTGGAGAAATAAAAAGATTATCTGAAATTGTTGAACCTGATCTTGGAGTTATAACAGGAATTGGTTCAACTCATTTAGAAGCTTTTAAAAATAAAGAAGGAGTCCTGAGAGAGAAACTCGATATAATAAGCGGTCTTAAGGGGCCTTTATTTATAAATGGAGATGACCCCCTCCTCAGAAAAATCAAAATGGATAAACTAATAAAAGTAGGCTTCTCTGAAGGCAATGATTTTGTTTTTAAAATAATAGAGGAATCAATAAATGGCACTATTTTTTCCACTAAAGATAAACAATTCTTAATCAAACTTCCAAGCAGAGGACTTCTTAGATGTGCTATGTTTGCGGTTAGCATTGGTCTTTATTATGGATTAGAAAAAAGAAAAATTCAAAAAGGGCTTTTAAAAATAAAAAATTCTCCTCATAGAATGGAAATAAAAATTACAGGAGACTATAACATTATAGATGATACCTATAATAGTAATCCTGATTCCCTTTTAAATGCCATTGCTTTTCTTCCCCTTATGCCCGGGAGAAAAGTCGTTGTCCTTGGACCAATGTTAGAATTAGGAGAAGCAAGCTTTTCCCTTCACAAAAGAATGGGGGAACGACTTAAACTTTTAATAAACGAATTAATTGTGATTGGAGAAGAAGCAAAAGGTTTCTTAGAAGGATTCTCAGGTGGTCACTTTGCAAAAGATAAAGAAGAAGCCCTCCAGATTCTTAAGGAAATTCTTCGTTGTGGTGATACAATCTTATTTAAATCCTCAAGAGCATTAAAACTTGAAACTTTAGTGGATAAATTAATAAAGGAGGAAAAAAATTGTTCTACTTACTCTCCCCTTTAA
- a CDS encoding FtsW/RodA/SpoVE family cell cycle protein, whose protein sequence is MYKIKRVSITPVEIIPLILGAFGLVMVFSASSGISIFKTVIPNSFIKQLIIFAFALTLFFLISKIKPKFWEEFSLFFTILAIFLLILTHLCGVEINGAKRWLLIKAFHLKFSFQPSIFAQFSLILFLAKKRNFWTSISIISIIMALIIIQPDISMALLSLLLGTIMLFLNGTEIRNLGIFFLTTMLLGILFISTKGYAIRRLTNHFSKEAITATVQAISHGGFSGLGLGSGMEKFFYIPLPDSDFIFSIIGEELGFAGCIFVAGLFLIYLISAIKVSLKAKDQYTMLLGLGLIIFLGAFTLIHIYVSTGIFPVTGIPLPFISSGGTALIIAYMAGGIIVSIQKNNNYIGWRNRRPHLSGTRGSQGIRKKRI, encoded by the coding sequence ATGTATAAAATAAAAAGAGTAAGCATAACACCTGTGGAAATTATCCCTTTAATTCTTGGAGCTTTTGGGCTTGTTATGGTTTTCTCTGCTAGCTCTGGAATATCAATTTTTAAGACTGTAATCCCAAACTCTTTCATCAAGCAATTAATTATATTTGCATTTGCCCTTACATTATTCTTTTTAATATCAAAAATAAAACCAAAATTTTGGGAAGAATTCAGTCTATTCTTCACAATACTTGCAATTTTCCTTTTAATTTTAACCCATCTTTGTGGAGTAGAAATAAACGGAGCAAAAAGATGGCTATTAATAAAAGCCTTCCATTTAAAGTTCTCTTTTCAACCTTCTATTTTTGCTCAATTCTCTCTTATCCTCTTTTTGGCAAAGAAGAGAAATTTCTGGACTTCCATCTCCATTATCTCCATCATAATGGCTTTAATAATTATTCAGCCTGACATCTCTATGGCTCTTCTTTCCTTACTTCTTGGCACAATAATGCTTTTCTTAAATGGAACGGAAATTAGAAATCTCGGCATTTTCTTTTTAACAACAATGCTCTTAGGGATACTTTTCATAAGTACAAAAGGATATGCAATTAGAAGGCTCACAAACCACTTCTCTAAAGAAGCAATTACTGCAACTGTTCAAGCTATCTCTCATGGAGGTTTTTCAGGCCTTGGGTTAGGAAGTGGAATGGAAAAATTTTTCTATATCCCTCTGCCAGATTCAGACTTTATATTTTCAATTATCGGAGAAGAATTGGGATTTGCAGGTTGTATTTTTGTGGCCGGCTTATTTCTAATTTATCTTATAAGTGCTATAAAGGTAAGTTTGAAAGCCAAAGATCAATATACAATGCTCTTAGGGTTAGGATTAATAATATTTTTAGGAGCTTTCACCCTGATTCACATCTATGTATCAACAGGAATTTTCCCAGTAACCGGAATACCCCTACCTTTTATTTCAAGTGGAGGAACAGCTTTAATAATAGCCTATATGGCAGGAGGTATTATTGTCTCTATCCAAAAAAACAATAATTATATCGGGTGGAGGAACAGGAGGCCACATTTATCCGGCACTCGCGGTAGCCAAGGAATTAGAAAAAAAAGGATTTAA
- a CDS encoding glycosyltransferase, whose product MSLSKKTIIISGGGTGGHIYPALAVAKELEKKGFNVIYIGSKSGLEKSIVKMEEMFLLPTTGWVGKTFIEKVLSSFRFVPGFIFSLFLVWRKKVFAIFNTGAFVSLPISIAGIFLRVPIFTLILDSKPGKAATLLSHFSKEIFLPYEGTFPLIFGKKKTITGIPLREEILKGNPEEALKYFSLKKGKKTLLIIGGSRGARFLAQLAEKLIPLMGKNWQFIVQRGEFNLKIKSKLLREFPFIDRMDLAYSISDVIIGRAGAITIAEIEALGIPAILIPYPFAASDHQFYNAKRLASRRKNIVVIREKEVVVEDLPELIEKLYLRKEPPKENSSAQKIAERISNYVWKI is encoded by the coding sequence TTGTCTCTATCCAAAAAAACAATAATTATATCGGGTGGAGGAACAGGAGGCCACATTTATCCGGCACTCGCGGTAGCCAAGGAATTAGAAAAAAAAGGATTTAATGTAATATATATAGGGAGTAAAAGTGGCCTGGAAAAAAGCATTGTCAAAATGGAAGAAATGTTCCTTCTACCAACAACAGGTTGGGTAGGTAAAACATTTATTGAGAAAGTGCTTTCAAGTTTTCGATTTGTTCCCGGATTTATCTTTTCTCTTTTTCTTGTATGGCGAAAAAAAGTCTTTGCAATCTTTAATACAGGAGCTTTTGTATCTTTACCTATTAGTATAGCCGGAATCTTCTTGAGAGTCCCGATCTTTACTTTAATTCTTGATTCAAAACCTGGTAAGGCCGCAACTTTACTTTCCCATTTTTCAAAAGAGATATTTTTACCTTATGAAGGAACTTTTCCTTTAATTTTTGGAAAGAAAAAAACCATAACAGGGATTCCTCTAAGAGAGGAAATCTTAAAAGGTAATCCAGAAGAAGCTCTAAAATATTTTTCTCTTAAAAAGGGTAAGAAAACTCTTTTAATAATAGGAGGAAGTAGAGGAGCAAGGTTCCTTGCCCAACTTGCGGAAAAGTTAATCCCACTAATGGGCAAAAATTGGCAGTTTATTGTCCAAAGAGGTGAATTTAACCTAAAAATCAAATCCAAACTTCTAAGAGAATTTCCTTTTATAGATAGAATGGACCTTGCTTATTCCATAAGTGATGTAATAATTGGAAGAGCAGGAGCTATAACTATAGCGGAAATTGAAGCTTTAGGAATACCAGCCATCCTAATACCTTATCCTTTTGCTGCGTCTGACCATCAGTTTTATAACGCGAAAAGGCTTGCTTCAAGAAGAAAAAATATAGTTGTTATTAGAGAAAAAGAGGTTGTCGTAGAAGATTTACCAGAATTAATAGAGAAACTTTATCTAAGAAAAGAACCACCAAAAGAAAACTCTTCTGCCCAAAAAATCGCAGAAAGGATTTCAAATTATGTTTGGAAAATTTAA
- a CDS encoding UDP-N-acetylmuramoyl-L-alanyl-D-glutamate--2,6-diaminopimelate ligase: MNKKIEELLNGIEIIKRNYNIEEITGISTDSRTVKKGNLFIAIRGEKFDGHEFCQEALNKGASLLVVEKEPPENFPYILVPNTRTALSKIASNYYGNPSEKLKVIGVTGTNGKTTTCYLLSSLFPSSICFTTVKYFGIKSNIKAINTTPSPILLHKELQEAYRNNLKTAIIEVSSIGIDQDRVKDIDFDYAIFTNISRDHLDYHKTFENYLDAKAKFFETLKEDKIAVINADDPNSSNIIRNSKSKVVTFGLNRGNIRGEILKNSKDGIVLKIEGLGRSFEISSPLLGKFNALNILAATSIGILEKLQDSEIKERIENSPIPPGRLQKVKAKEGISVFIDYAHTPDALFSTILCLREYNPKRIITVFGAGGNRDKGKRSLMGNVASNLSDLIIVTSDNPRDEEPEAIIDDIFKGIEKNNATRLVDRKEAIFKALSIAEEGDFILIAGKGHEDYQEIKGERFPFSDKECVEEFYKK, translated from the coding sequence ATGAACAAAAAAATTGAAGAACTACTAAATGGAATTGAAATTATAAAAAGAAATTATAATATAGAAGAAATTACAGGAATATCAACAGACTCTCGAACAGTGAAAAAGGGGAATCTCTTTATAGCTATAAGAGGAGAAAAATTTGATGGACACGAATTCTGTCAAGAAGCTTTAAATAAAGGAGCTTCTCTCCTTGTTGTAGAGAAAGAACCACCGGAAAATTTTCCTTATATCCTTGTTCCTAATACAAGAACTGCTCTTTCTAAGATTGCTTCTAATTATTATGGTAATCCTTCAGAAAAATTAAAGGTAATTGGAGTAACAGGAACGAACGGGAAAACTACAACTTGTTATCTCCTCTCTTCTCTCTTCCCCTCATCCATCTGTTTCACCACAGTGAAATACTTTGGAATTAAAAGTAATATAAAAGCCATAAATACAACCCCTTCTCCAATCCTTCTCCACAAAGAATTACAAGAAGCTTATAGGAATAATTTAAAAACAGCCATTATTGAAGTCTCTTCTATCGGTATAGACCAAGATAGAGTTAAAGATATAGACTTCGATTATGCTATATTCACAAACATTTCAAGAGATCACTTGGATTATCACAAAACCTTCGAAAATTATCTTGATGCAAAAGCAAAATTCTTTGAAACTCTTAAAGAGGATAAAATAGCTGTAATAAATGCTGATGACCCTAATTCTTCAAACATAATTAGAAATTCAAAATCTAAGGTTGTGACTTTTGGACTAAACAGAGGAAATATTAGAGGAGAAATTCTTAAAAATTCTAAAGATGGAATTGTTTTAAAAATCGAAGGTCTTGGAAGAAGTTTTGAAATATCTAGTCCCCTTTTGGGTAAATTTAATGCCTTAAATATTCTCGCTGCTACGTCTATTGGAATTTTAGAGAAGCTACAAGACTCGGAAATAAAAGAGAGGATAGAAAATTCTCCTATTCCTCCTGGAAGGCTCCAAAAAGTTAAAGCGAAAGAAGGAATTTCTGTATTCATAGATTACGCTCATACTCCAGATGCTTTATTCTCTACTATCTTGTGTCTTAGAGAATACAATCCCAAAAGAATAATAACAGTCTTTGGAGCGGGTGGAAATAGAGACAAAGGAAAAAGAAGTTTAATGGGTAATGTGGCTTCAAATCTTTCAGATTTAATAATTGTAACTTCAGACAATCCCAGAGATGAAGAACCCGAAGCGATAATTGATGACATATTTAAGGGAATTGAAAAAAATAACGCTACGAGATTGGTGGACAGAAAAGAAGCCATCTTTAAAGCTCTTTCAATTGCAGAGGAAGGAGATTTTATCCTAATCGCAGGAAAAGGACATGAAGATTATCAAGAAATAAAAGGGGAAAGATTCCCTTTCTCTGACAAAGAATGCGTTGAGGAGTTTTATAAAAAATGA